The Dethiosulfovibrio peptidovorans DSM 11002 genome has a window encoding:
- a CDS encoding M20 family metallopeptidase, which translates to MRDDIRRSIIDFVDSNTNKILDFTSRLIKANSVNPPGDEREVADVAAREIRSLGLECEILDHGDNYRSVVATVGKAKDVPGIMLNGHLDTVPPGEITWDRDPFSGKVEGGYIYGRGASDMKAGDAAMTYATAALAASGMALKGPLTLALSSSEETVSMGARAIASSDSVKDIGTVLIAEPTNLEIYTAEKGCFWITVTAKGKTAHGSMPQCGVNALEGLCDFMWKLRSRWVEFQSQPHQDLGPSTASVNLMSGGVGTNVIPDLATASVDIRTIPGQDHQELLKEMSDWANQLMRDRPGLDISIKVLNDRAPYEIDKGDPAVESLANQVEQLLSVSPVKKAVAFYTDASIFGPHCGLPVVIFGPGDPTMAHQPNERSDTASIVEATKLIALWAAEQLS; encoded by the coding sequence ATGAGAGACGATATCAGGCGATCCATAATAGACTTCGTGGACAGCAATACCAACAAGATCCTTGATTTCACGTCACGGCTGATAAAGGCCAACTCGGTAAACCCTCCTGGAGACGAGAGGGAGGTGGCCGACGTGGCGGCAAGGGAGATCAGGTCGCTAGGGCTGGAGTGCGAGATATTGGACCACGGCGATAACTATCGGAGCGTGGTAGCAACGGTGGGCAAAGCCAAGGACGTTCCAGGGATCATGTTAAACGGCCATCTAGACACGGTTCCGCCAGGCGAGATCACATGGGACAGGGATCCTTTCTCAGGCAAGGTGGAAGGAGGCTACATCTACGGCAGAGGAGCCTCCGACATGAAGGCTGGAGACGCAGCGATGACATACGCGACCGCCGCCCTCGCTGCATCGGGAATGGCACTGAAGGGGCCCCTTACGCTGGCACTGTCCTCCAGCGAGGAGACTGTAAGCATGGGAGCCAGAGCCATAGCCTCATCGGACTCGGTAAAGGATATAGGGACGGTCCTCATCGCAGAGCCCACCAACCTGGAGATCTACACCGCGGAGAAGGGCTGTTTCTGGATCACAGTAACGGCGAAGGGAAAGACCGCCCACGGATCGATGCCACAGTGCGGGGTAAACGCCCTGGAGGGATTGTGCGATTTTATGTGGAAGCTCAGATCCAGATGGGTCGAGTTCCAGAGTCAGCCTCACCAGGACCTCGGTCCCTCTACGGCCAGCGTAAACCTGATGTCGGGAGGTGTAGGAACCAACGTGATACCGGATCTGGCCACAGCCAGCGTGGACATAAGGACCATCCCAGGACAGGACCATCAGGAGCTTCTGAAGGAGATGAGCGATTGGGCGAATCAGCTGATGCGAGACAGGCCAGGGCTTGATATCTCGATCAAAGTGCTGAACGACCGCGCTCCATACGAGATAGACAAAGGGGACCCTGCGGTAGAATCCCTTGCAAACCAGGTGGAGCAGCTTCTGTCCGTATCCCCCGTAAAAAAGGCGGTGGCGTTCTACACCGACGCATCCATTTTCGGGCCCCACTGCGGCCTTCCGGTTGTCATTTTCGGACCAGGGGATCCAACAATGGCACATCAGCCCAACGAGAGGTCGGACACGGCCTCTATCGTTGAGGCGACAAAGCTGATAGCCCTCTGGGCTGCGGAACAACTGAGCTAA
- a CDS encoding DUF5058 family protein — MPAEVLRIANSGVVWAIAVLIVLIALIQSLLYIRLAFKTADQVGFSRDLCVKGLRSGSISAIGPSIAVFIVMVGMMSVVGAPITWLRLSIIGAAPTELTAATVGSQAYGVEFGSSSYDLTALATSWWTMTINGVGWLLFVGLFTHKLEALRERVGGGDTKWLAILSGAASLGCFGFLNAGNIKTGIDQLSASAQIEGAGGPLYAAVGGLISMMILLKVAEKHTWLKEYTLGIAMLIGMAFAVVMV, encoded by the coding sequence TTGCCAGCGGAAGTTCTAAGGATAGCCAACAGCGGCGTAGTGTGGGCGATAGCTGTGCTTATAGTGCTAATAGCTTTGATTCAATCTTTATTATACATTCGATTAGCCTTTAAAACAGCTGACCAGGTCGGTTTTTCGAGGGATCTCTGCGTAAAAGGACTCAGATCGGGAAGCATATCAGCCATAGGTCCTTCCATAGCGGTCTTCATCGTAATGGTCGGGATGATGTCGGTAGTAGGAGCACCTATAACCTGGCTTAGGCTATCGATAATCGGAGCAGCACCGACCGAGCTGACAGCGGCTACGGTAGGATCCCAGGCATACGGGGTCGAGTTCGGTTCGTCATCCTACGACCTTACAGCTCTGGCCACATCCTGGTGGACCATGACCATAAACGGGGTCGGATGGCTCCTGTTTGTTGGGTTGTTCACCCATAAACTGGAGGCATTGAGGGAGAGAGTCGGAGGAGGGGACACCAAATGGCTGGCGATCCTCTCCGGTGCGGCCTCTTTGGGATGCTTCGGTTTTCTCAACGCAGGCAACATAAAGACTGGAATAGATCAGCTATCCGCGTCAGCACAGATAGAGGGAGCGGGCGGCCCCCTCTACGCCGCCGTAGGAGGCCTGATCTCCATGATGATCCTGCTCAAGGTCGCCGAGAAGCACACCTGGCTAAAAGAATACACCCTCGGCATAGCTATGCTGATAGGAATGGCCTTTGCCGTGGTCATGGTATAG